The DNA window ATGTTAATAAACGTGCAACTATGTAGGCACAAAGAAAAAGTAATTATAAACTAAAGTCAACCTTTTAATTAAGAATATAAGAGAGAGGGATTAAATGTTTCTCTCTCTCTTTATATCTTTTATGATATAATGTACAAGCAATGGAAGTAAAAACATTCTTTCTGTTAAAAGTTAGAACGAAGAGCAGATCTCGCTGGATTGAGCATCTTATAAAATCGCAAATAGGAGTTAACGCTGCTGTTGTTGATTTTGATAAGCGCTTATTACAGGTGAGTTATAACCAGGATCTGATTTCTGTTCAATACATGAGGATGCTTGTGCGCAGTTTAGGATGTGATTTATTATACAATGATAAAGATATTAAAGATAAAGTAAATCAGTTAAATAACTATTTGATATTAAAAAAAAGAATACTTTCTATCTCGTTTATTTTTTTTCTTTCTTTTTTCGGCTTGATTTTTCCTTATAGAGATTGGATAACATTGTTATTTTCCTCTATAATGTATTTCCTTTATTCATTTTTGTTTATTCCATTATTTAATAAAAAAGTGATTCGACGTGTTAAATTAATGGATGCAATAGGGATAGCTGTCCCTTTATTATTGATATTTAATGCCATTTTGGGCATGTTTGTTTTTTTTGATCAGTTTCATCTTGCATGGTTTTTGATTTCAATATTGTTAATTGAAATTTTTACTTTTCTTAGATGGAAAATAGAAAAAGATGTAGCTGTTAATGATTTACTTTGATATTTAAGATGTATTGTACTATATAATTTATTTTATCTTTCACTATATTATTGCTATTACTAGAACTTAAAATATTGTTTTGTAACAATATACTATCTCTAAATTTGAACAAAATTATTTTGTTATTTGTTATTTTTTTTATATCTTTCTTATATTTAGTTACTTAAACTTAGATTAATATGAAAAAGAAACTTATTCTTCTAGCAATTTCCTTCTTTTGTATAGCAGGATTTGCACAATCACAAGAGAAAGCCTTAAAACAATATGGCTTCTGGGACAATTGGTTTATCCAAGGTCAGGCAGGAATTGGTTATACAATTGGTGAACCCGATTTTGATAAATTGATTTCTCCAACTGCAGCCCTTTCTATAGGGAAGTATTTCACTCCATATGCTGGTATGCGTTTGCAAGTTGGAGGATGGCAAGGCAGAGCAGGATGGGATTGGAAAAACGAGAATTATAGCTGGAATTATGCAGCGGTTTATCTGGATGGTTTGTTTAATATGACCAATATTTTCTGTTCTTACAAAGAAAACCGAGGTTTTAACCTTTATGGAATTGTGGGAGTAGGGTATAATCATGGTTTCAAGAATTCTCCTAATGCATTAGCCTCTGATAACTGTGTTGCCAGAATTGGACTGCAGCCTAGTTTTCGCATAAATGAAGCATGGGATTTTAATGTAGAGCTAAATGGTAATGCTGTAAGCGATGCATTTAATTCTAAATTTGGATCTGAAAATGACTTCTATTTTAATCTCATGGTTGGTTTTACATATAAATTCAAAAATAGAGGATTTGAATTGGTTAGGCCTTATGATGAAGCATTAGTTAATTCTTTGAATGATGAGATTAATCAGCAGAGAGCTACTATTGAATCTTTAAAAGCTAATCCAAAGACTATTGTTAAAACAGAAAAAGTATTCGTAACAGATACAGTATCATATTTTAATACGCCGGTTCTTTTCACTATTGGAAAATCTGCCGTAGGTGTTAATCAGGAAGTTTATGTGTATACTGTTGCTCAATACTTGAAAGAGAATCCAAATGCAAAGATTACTATAACAGGTTATGCTGATGCAGGCACTGGTTCAAAGGCCTTTAATCAGAAGATCTCTGAAAAACGTGCAAAATCTGTGGCTAATGAATTGATTAATAAATATAGTATATCTTCCGATCGTATTAAGGTTATTGAAGGTAAGGGTGATAGTGTTCAACCTTATTCTAAAAATAACTGGAATAGAGTAGTTATATGTGTTGCAGATTGAAATTTATAGTTAGGAGAGATCAAGCGTGATCTAAATGGTAATGAAACTTACGTGAGTAATTTTCAAAAAGGGTATTTGATTGAGCTTTGGCTTATCAAATACCCTTTTCTTTTATTGATTACAAATATTTTATGTTTCCTTTAGATTATATCTCTTGAATCTTTCATACCTTTGTTGCTTCATTATTGTGAGATATGGAAGAAAAATTTGATATACGAGATAATCAGCTTACTATAAAAGAAAAGGATTATGAGAACGCTTTGCGTCCTTTAGATTTTGAGTCTTTTAGTGGACAGGACAAGGTTGTAGATAACCTTCGTATATTTGTTAAGGCTGCTCGTTTGCGAGCTGAAGCTCTCGATCATGTATTACTTCACGGACCTCCCGGATTGGGAAAAACAACTCTTTCAAATATTATTGCAAATGAATTGGGCGTAGGGTTCAAAATAACTTCTGGACCTGTACTTGATAAGCCAGGTGATTTGGCGGGTGTACTAACAAGTCTTGAACCAAATGATGTCCTTTTCATCGATGAAATTCATCGTTTATCTCCTGTTGTGGAAGAATATCTTTATTCTGCAATGGAAGACTATCGGATTGATATTATGATTGATAAAGGTCCTTCTGCAAGAAGTATTCAGATAGATTTAAGCCCTTTTACTCTGGTTGGGGCAACTACTCGTAGTGGACTTCTGACTGCCCCGTTACGGGCGCGTTTTGGAATAAATCTTCATTTAGAGTATTATGATGATGATATATTAAGTGGAATTATCAAACGTTCTGCTAAGATACTAGATGTTCCTTGTTCTTCAGATGCTGCCGGAGAAATAGCTTCCCGGAGTCGTGGAACTCCACGTATTGCTAATGCTTTACTTCGCAGAGTGAGAGATTTTGCACAGGTTAAAGGGTCGGGAGTTATAGATACCGAGATTGCAAATTACTCTCTCGAGGCTCTCAATATTGATAAATATGGGCTTGATGAGGTCGATAATAAAATTCTGTGTACTATTATCGATAAATTTAAAGGTGGGCCTGTAGGAATCACTACAATAGCCACGGCTTTAGGCGAAGATCCAGGAACAATAGAGGAAGTTTATGAGCCTTTTTTAATAAAAGAAGGCTTTTTAAAGAGAACTCCTCGTGGTAGAGAGGTAACAGAATTAGCTTACAAGCATTTGGGAAGAAGTCTTTATAGCAGTCAAAAGACTCTTTTTGATTAAGATATAATGTTTAAGAATCTCTTTTTATAATATGCAATCTGAATTTCTGATTCATAAAAGAGATAAGTTTGACAAACAAACAATAGGATAGAAGTATGGCCGGATTAAAATCGTTGGCAAAAGATACTGCAATTTATGGTGTAAGCAGTATTGTTGGTCGTTTTTTGAATTATTTATTGGTTCCACTCTATACAGCAAAATTATCTGCTGCTTCAGGAGGATACGGTGTAATAACGAATATGTATTCCATAACCGCACTTTTGCTGGTTATTTTAACGTATGGAATGGAAACTGGATTTTTCCGTTTTGTGAATAAGAAAAACGAGGATCCAACGATTGTTTACTCAACCACATTAATATCTGTAGGCGTAAGTTCATTACTTTTTATTTTATTGTCTTTTGTCTCCCTTCAACCGATTTCCACTTTTCTGGGATATGAAAATAATCCTGACTTTGTTGCCATGATGGCAATTGTGGTTGCGCTTGATTCTTTTCAATGCATTCCTTTTGCTTACCTTCGATACAAGAAAAGACCGATAAAGTTTGCTGCAATGAAGTTTTTATTCATTATTCCAAATATTCTTCTGAATATCTTCTTCTTTGTCTGTTGCCCATGGTTATTAGTTCATTTCCCTGCTTCTGTTTCCTGGTTTTACAATCCAAGCTATGGAGTTGGTTATGCATTTGTGGCCAATATAATCTGCACAGTGATTCAGCAAATTGCTTTTTATCGTGAATTGACCGGCTTTAAATACAAATTCAAGAAGTCATTGTGGAAAGAGATGATGATTTATTCTTTTCCAATTCTTATCCTGGGAATAGCCGGAATATTAAATCAGGTAGTTGATAAGATTATTTTCCCTTTTCTCTTTACCGATCAGAATGAAGCTCGTGTACAACTTGGAATTTATGGTGCAGCAAGTAAAGTAGCAATGGTTATGACCATGTTTACTCAAGCTTTCCGTTATGCTTATGAACCTTTTGTTTTCGGGAAAAATAGGGAAGAGGGCAGTAAGAAACTATATGCCGATGCAAT is part of the uncultured Bacteroides sp. genome and encodes:
- a CDS encoding oligosaccharide flippase family protein, with product MAGLKSLAKDTAIYGVSSIVGRFLNYLLVPLYTAKLSAASGGYGVITNMYSITALLLVILTYGMETGFFRFVNKKNEDPTIVYSTTLISVGVSSLLFILLSFVSLQPISTFLGYENNPDFVAMMAIVVALDSFQCIPFAYLRYKKRPIKFAAMKFLFIIPNILLNIFFFVCCPWLLVHFPASVSWFYNPSYGVGYAFVANIICTVIQQIAFYRELTGFKYKFKKSLWKEMMIYSFPILILGIAGILNQVVDKIIFPFLFTDQNEARVQLGIYGAASKVAMVMTMFTQAFRYAYEPFVFGKNREEGSKKLYADAMKYFIIVSLIAYLGVMFYLDIFRYIIDKSYWDGLDCVSIVMLAAILNGIYFNLSFWYKLIDKTIWGAYFSGIGCFLIIILNVIFVPHYGYMACAWASLIGYAIVTILSYFVGQKKYPINYDMVRIGKYCLLTLVLYAISEFVKIDNIFLRLCFKTILFSIFIAYIIKKDFPLKQIPIINRFVKK
- the ruvB gene encoding Holliday junction branch migration DNA helicase RuvB, which produces MEEKFDIRDNQLTIKEKDYENALRPLDFESFSGQDKVVDNLRIFVKAARLRAEALDHVLLHGPPGLGKTTLSNIIANELGVGFKITSGPVLDKPGDLAGVLTSLEPNDVLFIDEIHRLSPVVEEYLYSAMEDYRIDIMIDKGPSARSIQIDLSPFTLVGATTRSGLLTAPLRARFGINLHLEYYDDDILSGIIKRSAKILDVPCSSDAAGEIASRSRGTPRIANALLRRVRDFAQVKGSGVIDTEIANYSLEALNIDKYGLDEVDNKILCTIIDKFKGGPVGITTIATALGEDPGTIEEVYEPFLIKEGFLKRTPRGREVTELAYKHLGRSLYSSQKTLFD
- a CDS encoding OmpA family protein codes for the protein MKKKLILLAISFFCIAGFAQSQEKALKQYGFWDNWFIQGQAGIGYTIGEPDFDKLISPTAALSIGKYFTPYAGMRLQVGGWQGRAGWDWKNENYSWNYAAVYLDGLFNMTNIFCSYKENRGFNLYGIVGVGYNHGFKNSPNALASDNCVARIGLQPSFRINEAWDFNVELNGNAVSDAFNSKFGSENDFYFNLMVGFTYKFKNRGFELVRPYDEALVNSLNDEINQQRATIESLKANPKTIVKTEKVFVTDTVSYFNTPVLFTIGKSAVGVNQEVYVYTVAQYLKENPNAKITITGYADAGTGSKAFNQKISEKRAKSVANELINKYSISSDRIKVIEGKGDSVQPYSKNNWNRVVICVAD